A stretch of the Streptomyces sp. NBC_01428 genome encodes the following:
- a CDS encoding bifunctional lytic transglycosylase/C40 family peptidase, whose protein sequence is MTVRKAWIVATVAIGAGISFVMLLVVGVYMVAGNLANGIGGGAVGLAKGAVPAAYQPLVQKWGNLCGAINPALLAAQLYQESGFNPNAKSPAKAEGIAQFIPGTWATHGVDGDGDGDRDVWDPNDAIPSAASYDCQLASYVKNAPGNVTENMLAAYNAGAYAVIKYKGVPPYKETQNYVKTITTLSKSFAAPVTRVDPSKQAATAITYAQKKLGTPYLWGGTGTADQGGRFDCSGLTQASYESAGITLPRVANDQYNAGAHPKRSELLPGDLVFFSDDLTNSRAIRHVGIYVGGGYMIDAPRTGAVIRFDPIDTPDYFGATRVTEDGAKALPTSI, encoded by the coding sequence TTGACGGTGCGTAAGGCGTGGATCGTGGCGACCGTTGCCATCGGCGCGGGGATCAGCTTCGTGATGCTGCTCGTCGTCGGCGTCTACATGGTCGCCGGGAACCTCGCCAACGGCATCGGCGGCGGCGCCGTCGGACTCGCCAAGGGCGCCGTGCCCGCCGCGTACCAGCCCCTCGTGCAGAAGTGGGGCAATCTCTGCGGAGCGATCAATCCCGCGCTGCTGGCCGCCCAGCTGTATCAGGAGAGCGGATTCAATCCGAACGCGAAGAGTCCCGCGAAGGCCGAAGGGATAGCGCAATTCATCCCGGGGACCTGGGCCACGCACGGAGTGGACGGTGACGGCGACGGTGACCGCGACGTCTGGGACCCGAATGACGCGATTCCGTCGGCGGCCTCGTACGACTGCCAGCTCGCCTCGTACGTGAAGAACGCGCCCGGAAACGTCACCGAGAACATGCTCGCCGCCTACAACGCGGGCGCGTACGCGGTCATCAAGTACAAGGGCGTACCGCCGTACAAAGAGACCCAGAACTACGTGAAGACGATCACCACGCTGTCGAAGAGCTTCGCCGCTCCGGTGACCCGCGTGGACCCGTCGAAGCAGGCCGCGACCGCCATCACCTACGCGCAGAAGAAGCTCGGCACGCCCTACCTGTGGGGTGGCACCGGCACCGCTGACCAGGGCGGACGCTTCGACTGCTCGGGTCTCACCCAGGCCTCCTACGAGAGCGCCGGGATCACCCTGCCGCGGGTCGCCAACGACCAGTACAACGCGGGAGCGCACCCCAAGAGGTCCGAACTCCTGCCGGGCGACCTGGTGTTCTTCTCCGACGACCTCACCAACTCCCGCGCCATCCGGCACGTGGGGATCTACGTGGGCGGCGGATACATGATCGACGCGCCCCGCACAGGTGCCGTCATCCGCTTCGACCCCATCGACACCCCCGACTACTTCGGGGCCACCCGAGTGACGGAAGATGGCGCGAAAGCATTGCCCACTTCGATCTGA
- a CDS encoding phosphatase PAP2 family protein → MAGLAESGSNPDVDLLYDINGLAKDAPHWFDRGMEFVGEWGLLLAMVLLVVGCWWTVRRRGGTDAASSVAALVWAPLAAGIAVLVNVPIRGFVERPRPFVDHQGLDVLIGGKTDFSFVSDHATLTMAMGVGLFVANRKFGLAGIGLALLEGFCRVYMGVHYPTDVIGGFALGTAVALLLSPLAMALLTPVMKAVERSPRAGRLIRARNGAPAGQETLIPGARTEHSEERDLAA, encoded by the coding sequence ATGGCTGGACTCGCCGAATCCGGTTCGAACCCCGACGTCGACCTGCTGTACGACATCAATGGCCTGGCCAAGGACGCGCCGCACTGGTTCGACCGCGGTATGGAGTTCGTCGGTGAGTGGGGTCTCCTGCTCGCGATGGTCCTCCTGGTCGTCGGGTGCTGGTGGACCGTCCGGCGGCGGGGCGGCACCGACGCCGCGTCCTCCGTGGCCGCCCTCGTCTGGGCCCCGCTCGCGGCCGGCATCGCCGTCCTGGTGAACGTTCCGATACGGGGTTTCGTGGAGCGGCCGCGCCCCTTCGTCGACCACCAGGGCCTCGACGTCCTCATCGGCGGCAAGACCGACTTCTCCTTCGTCAGCGACCACGCGACGCTCACCATGGCGATGGGCGTCGGACTCTTCGTCGCGAACCGCAAGTTCGGCCTCGCCGGCATAGGGCTCGCCCTGCTCGAAGGCTTCTGCCGCGTCTACATGGGAGTGCACTACCCGACGGACGTCATCGGCGGCTTCGCCCTCGGCACCGCGGTCGCCCTGTTGCTGTCGCCGCTCGCCATGGCCCTGCTGACCCCGGTCATGAAGGCCGTGGAGCGGTCCCCGCGCGCGGGACGGCTGATCCGCGCGCGGAACGGCGCTCCCGCCGGGCAGGAGACGCTCATCCCCGGGGCGCGCACCGAGCACTCCGAGGAGCGGGACCTCGCGGCCTGA